A region from the Melioribacter roseus P3M-2 genome encodes:
- a CDS encoding tetratricopeptide repeat protein, with translation MFSNRLIAQTAEFDFYSPEYRLKFADYLYDSNDYLRALDEYRAYLKFSHNDTALFKYADCFFNMRRYEEAAVNFKSLFFNSKLGEKAKLKFYLSCFLTGNLDNFRKLAEYDVYQPEEYKTNVKLLSAISYLYEGKKASDTSEFFGAFPDSNKTEIKSLYDLKLNPPVKSELKAGILSAIIPGAGKIYTGNISDGIASFIVTGLTAYLSVSAFQHDHKFRGYLFAGMAAAFYAGNIYGSVAAANIYNARIRVDTDKKIRFYFESRNYYMPDLNVK, from the coding sequence TTGTTTTCTAACAGGCTTATCGCTCAAACAGCCGAATTCGATTTTTATTCTCCCGAGTACCGTCTGAAGTTTGCCGATTATCTTTATGACTCTAACGACTATCTGCGCGCTCTCGACGAATACAGGGCTTATCTCAAATTTTCGCATAACGACACGGCGCTATTTAAATACGCCGATTGTTTTTTTAATATGAGGCGTTACGAAGAGGCTGCCGTTAATTTCAAATCGCTCTTCTTTAATTCGAAACTTGGAGAGAAAGCAAAATTAAAATTTTACCTTTCGTGTTTTTTGACCGGAAATTTGGATAACTTCAGAAAATTGGCTGAATATGATGTCTATCAACCGGAAGAATACAAAACAAACGTGAAATTACTGTCCGCCATATCGTATCTGTACGAAGGCAAAAAGGCGTCGGACACGTCTGAGTTTTTCGGGGCGTTTCCGGATTCGAACAAAACCGAAATAAAAAGTTTATATGATCTTAAACTTAATCCGCCGGTTAAAAGCGAATTGAAAGCGGGAATCCTGTCGGCGATCATACCGGGCGCAGGGAAAATTTATACTGGTAACATTAGCGACGGGATCGCTTCGTTTATAGTTACGGGTCTTACGGCTTATCTCTCGGTTTCGGCTTTTCAGCATGATCATAAATTCAGAGGTTATCTCTTTGCGGGTATGGCGGCGGCTTTTTACGCGGGTAATATTTACGGATCGGTTGCGGCTGCGAATATCTACAACGCGAGAATCCGCGTCGATACCGATAAAAAAATCAGATTTTATTTTGAGTCAAGAAATTATTACATGCCGGATTTGAATGTAAAATGA
- the yidD gene encoding membrane protein insertion efficiency factor YidD translates to MKRVYLFILILYASLNAQPEWTKWNAVEPNYTRVKTESSQRSNNDLLSFLANGYRYFISDVDGDNCPFEPSCSAFFVRSIKSEGVFKGFLMFSDRFVRDINFFKGFEDYPVSASGKFYDPPEIYSLLPNKYQAIPNEDK, encoded by the coding sequence ATGAAACGAGTATATCTGTTTATTTTGATTTTATACGCATCGTTAAACGCGCAACCCGAATGGACTAAATGGAATGCCGTTGAGCCTAACTATACGCGGGTAAAAACCGAGAGTAGTCAACGGAGTAATAACGATTTACTTTCATTCCTTGCAAACGGTTATCGGTATTTTATATCCGATGTGGACGGGGACAATTGTCCGTTTGAGCCTTCCTGTTCGGCTTTCTTCGTCAGATCGATTAAATCGGAAGGCGTTTTTAAAGGATTTCTGATGTTTTCGGACCGTTTTGTGAGAGACATAAATTTTTTCAAAGGATTTGAAGACTATCCCGTCTCGGCAAGCGGAAAATTTTACGACCCTCCCGAAATCTATTCTTTATTACCGAATAAATATCAGGCGATTCCGAATGAAGATAAGTAA
- a CDS encoding acyl-CoA dehydrogenase — translation MDFNLTEEHLLIQQAAREFAENEAAPSAVDRDINAEFPHDLVKKMGELGFMGMMVSPEYDGSGLDTVSYVLAMIEISKVDASLGVIMSVNNSLVCYGLEEWGSDYQKEKYLKPLARGDKLGAFALSEPEAGSDATHQHTSAVKKGDRWIINGVKNWITNGINADYYLVFAQTDRVKRHKGITCFIVEKGTPGFTHGKKEDKLGIRSSDTCSLLFENCEVPEENILWEVGKGFNVAMNTLNGGRIGIAAQACGIAEASFSAAVKYSKTRKAFGTEISNLQAIQFKLADMSVNLEAAKLLTLKAAFLKDKHIDYIEAAATAKLYSSKVAVENSLEAIQIHGGYGYVREYLVERYLRDAKITEIYEGTSEIQRIVIAREILKHFE, via the coding sequence ATGGATTTTAATTTAACCGAAGAACATCTGTTGATTCAACAGGCGGCCAGAGAATTTGCGGAAAACGAAGCGGCTCCGTCAGCCGTCGATCGCGATATCAACGCCGAATTTCCGCACGATCTGGTTAAAAAAATGGGGGAGCTGGGATTTATGGGCATGATGGTGTCTCCGGAATACGACGGCTCAGGACTGGACACCGTTAGTTATGTGCTGGCGATGATTGAGATTTCCAAAGTGGACGCGAGTCTTGGAGTGATTATGTCTGTAAATAATTCGCTTGTCTGCTACGGATTGGAAGAATGGGGATCGGATTATCAGAAAGAAAAATATCTTAAACCTCTGGCGAGGGGCGATAAATTAGGCGCATTTGCATTGTCCGAACCGGAAGCCGGCAGCGACGCTACTCATCAACATACATCGGCGGTTAAAAAAGGCGACAGGTGGATTATTAACGGCGTTAAAAATTGGATTACAAACGGCATAAACGCTGATTATTATCTTGTGTTCGCTCAAACCGACAGGGTAAAACGCCACAAAGGAATTACTTGCTTTATCGTAGAAAAAGGAACTCCAGGATTTACTCACGGCAAAAAGGAAGACAAACTGGGCATCCGTAGCAGCGACACGTGTTCCTTGTTGTTCGAAAATTGCGAAGTGCCCGAAGAAAATATTCTTTGGGAAGTCGGAAAAGGTTTTAATGTGGCGATGAATACATTGAACGGCGGGCGAATCGGCATAGCGGCTCAAGCTTGCGGTATTGCGGAAGCCTCTTTCTCGGCTGCGGTTAAGTATTCCAAAACCCGCAAAGCTTTCGGAACCGAGATATCCAATCTGCAAGCAATTCAGTTCAAGCTTGCAGATATGTCGGTTAATCTCGAAGCGGCTAAACTCCTTACTTTAAAAGCCGCATTTCTTAAGGATAAGCATATCGATTATATCGAAGCTGCTGCGACGGCAAAATTATATTCTTCAAAAGTCGCTGTCGAAAACTCGCTCGAAGCCATTCAAATTCACGGAGGCTACGGATACGTAAGGGAATATTTGGTGGAAAGGTACCTGCGCGACGCAAAAATTACCGAAATTTACGAAGGCACATCGGAAATTCAGAGAATTGTTATTGCTAGAGAAATATTAAAACATTTCGAGTAA
- the rlmN gene encoding 23S rRNA (adenine(2503)-C(2))-methyltransferase RlmN, protein MNGNSKKILKGLTLNELRSYFESIGEAKYRGDQLFNWIYNHIVFDPEELSNFPKNLRIRLTEETELITLTLQDKQHSVSTGTVKYLFSTKDGHKIESVLIPDGDRNTLCLSTQVGCPLDCKFCATGLMGFKRNLSAGEITDQYLLIASDYGKEKITNIVFMGMGEPLTNYRNTLTAIEIFTHELSKSLSRNRITVSTAGIPDRIRELADSGLRVKLAFSLHSAFDDIRNKIMPINKKYPLEKNIEALKYYAAKTKTRITFEYTMLRGINDRDEDIKELAKICSRIPSKINIIPFNSIEHMNPGGISAELEPTPYEEIINFADKLRQRNISVFIRDTQGDDIAAACGQLAVKYN, encoded by the coding sequence ATGAATGGGAATTCTAAGAAAATATTAAAAGGGCTCACTCTGAACGAGCTGCGCAGTTACTTTGAATCGATAGGCGAGGCAAAGTACCGGGGAGATCAGCTTTTTAACTGGATTTATAACCACATTGTATTCGACCCCGAAGAGCTGTCCAATTTCCCGAAAAATTTACGCATCCGGCTGACTGAAGAAACCGAATTAATAACGTTGACGCTTCAGGACAAACAACATTCGGTTTCGACGGGCACTGTCAAATACTTATTCTCTACAAAAGACGGACACAAAATAGAATCGGTGCTAATTCCCGACGGCGACAGAAATACTCTCTGTTTGTCCACGCAGGTAGGCTGCCCTCTCGATTGTAAATTCTGCGCTACGGGTTTAATGGGTTTCAAAAGAAATTTATCCGCCGGAGAAATTACAGACCAGTATTTATTAATCGCTTCTGACTATGGGAAGGAAAAAATTACAAATATTGTTTTTATGGGAATGGGAGAGCCGCTAACGAATTACAGGAACACTCTTACAGCCATAGAAATATTCACACACGAACTATCCAAAAGTTTGAGCCGAAATCGTATTACGGTATCCACAGCGGGAATACCTGATAGAATAAGAGAGCTTGCCGACAGCGGCTTACGAGTTAAACTTGCATTCTCGCTTCACTCCGCATTTGACGATATCCGCAACAAAATTATGCCCATAAATAAAAAATATCCGCTGGAAAAGAATATAGAAGCATTGAAGTATTATGCGGCGAAAACAAAAACTCGGATTACTTTCGAATATACGATGCTTCGGGGCATAAACGACCGGGATGAAGACATTAAAGAATTAGCCAAAATATGCAGCAGGATTCCTTCCAAAATAAACATCATTCCGTTTAACAGCATAGAACATATGAATCCCGGAGGAATTTCCGCGGAATTGGAACCGACTCCATACGAAGAGATTATAAACTTTGCAGATAAATTGAGACAACGCAACATAAGCGTATTTATAAGAGATACGCAGGGCGACGACATTGCGGCTGCCTGCGGGCAACTGGCAGTTAAATACAACTAA
- a CDS encoding TonB-dependent receptor, translating to MKKSILIYILFTTLIYSQGKGTLSGFIYDASNGEALIGANIYLKVINLGAASNGSGYFAIPNIPEGSHELIASYIGYKTFQTKITIKNGEEKRLDIKLEPGAVISREVVVSADSVGMPERLFNKPVSKIDLSPVQLGKVPQVVEADLLRTLQSMPGIVPVSDFSSAIYVRGGTPDQNLFLIDGTDVYNPEHAFGLFSTFNTDAIKKVEVYKGGFGAEYGGRLSAVINVINNDGNRNNFEGKATLSLLTLNTTLQTPIGKIGSLSGSVRRTYLDQTLAKVIDDIPDYYFLDGNIKAFFDINNKNKLSVSFYGGIDDLDFKLDKDRPQSFGFKYVWGNQTGSINWRTIFSPKLFGNFWITASRFFSDFNIDIVEFSEANRIEDFTIKGAVDYFYSKEFTFKFGFEQKNINGALKQEFTSARIDVSKHRTLYSLYFSAQWAPNPLWDIEAGLRYDYFVSDKNFSNLDPRLTVKYRLTEKSNLKFSTGIFHQYANRIPRLFFVSIWVSADDYINGSSSNHYILSYQRILSKNIEFEVEGYYKTYNNIYSFNPNYRAEVEPQGYTKDNLPVFASTKGLFNRGDGYSRGLEILLRKDAGALTGWLAYSCAQTEYLIDNVNKNNYFKPRHDRTHAINFVLNADLSNLLNELYGRKFANSDKQWSLGLNFTYFSGQPITLPASVYIANSVPDWDITKNSLQLYPSDINEFRLPYYARLDFSLNYKITYDGWSLSPYLQVFNLLNRKNVWFIQYENEIENNTAKLKVKNVTMFPILPSVGITIKF from the coding sequence ATGAAAAAGTCGATACTAATTTATATTCTCTTTACTACTCTTATTTATTCGCAAGGGAAAGGGACATTAAGCGGATTTATATACGACGCCTCCAACGGCGAGGCATTGATAGGCGCCAATATTTATCTGAAAGTGATTAATCTGGGCGCCGCTTCGAACGGCAGCGGCTACTTCGCCATACCGAATATTCCCGAAGGATCGCACGAGTTAATTGCAAGTTATATCGGGTACAAAACTTTTCAAACAAAAATTACAATTAAAAACGGCGAAGAAAAGAGACTCGACATTAAATTGGAACCCGGGGCTGTAATAAGCCGGGAAGTTGTAGTTTCTGCGGACTCGGTCGGAATGCCCGAAAGATTATTCAACAAACCGGTTTCCAAAATCGACCTTTCGCCCGTACAATTGGGAAAAGTGCCTCAGGTTGTGGAAGCCGACCTCCTCCGAACGCTGCAAAGCATGCCCGGCATAGTTCCCGTTTCCGATTTTTCGTCGGCAATTTATGTGAGAGGAGGCACGCCCGATCAAAATTTATTTTTAATCGACGGCACAGACGTTTACAATCCCGAACATGCATTCGGATTGTTTTCAACTTTCAATACCGACGCAATCAAAAAAGTGGAAGTCTATAAAGGAGGATTCGGAGCCGAATACGGCGGTCGCCTTTCGGCTGTGATTAACGTTATAAACAACGACGGAAACCGGAACAATTTCGAAGGCAAAGCTACGTTGAGTCTGCTTACGCTCAACACTACATTACAAACCCCGATCGGTAAAATCGGTTCCCTTTCCGGTTCTGTAAGGCGCACTTATCTCGACCAGACGCTTGCAAAAGTGATCGACGATATACCCGACTATTATTTTCTGGACGGCAACATAAAAGCTTTTTTCGACATTAATAACAAGAATAAACTAAGCGTAAGTTTCTACGGCGGAATTGACGACCTCGATTTTAAATTGGACAAAGACCGTCCGCAGTCCTTCGGATTCAAGTATGTTTGGGGAAATCAGACGGGAAGCATAAACTGGAGAACTATCTTTTCGCCGAAGCTATTTGGAAATTTTTGGATTACAGCCAGCAGATTTTTTTCCGACTTCAATATTGATATAGTGGAATTCAGCGAGGCAAACAGAATCGAAGATTTTACTATCAAGGGAGCGGTCGATTATTTCTACAGCAAAGAATTTACTTTTAAATTCGGATTCGAGCAGAAAAATATTAACGGGGCGTTGAAGCAGGAATTTACATCGGCGCGCATCGACGTATCGAAACACCGAACTCTCTATTCGCTCTATTTCAGCGCGCAATGGGCGCCCAATCCGCTCTGGGATATCGAAGCGGGCTTAAGATACGACTATTTCGTTTCGGACAAAAATTTCAGCAATCTCGACCCGCGCTTGACCGTAAAGTACAGACTTACCGAAAAAAGCAATCTTAAATTTTCAACCGGAATTTTTCATCAATATGCAAACAGAATACCGAGATTATTTTTCGTAAGTATTTGGGTAAGCGCCGACGATTATATAAACGGCTCAAGCTCAAACCACTATATACTCAGTTATCAGCGGATACTGTCAAAAAATATCGAATTCGAAGTAGAGGGTTATTATAAAACCTACAATAACATTTATTCGTTCAATCCGAATTACCGCGCCGAGGTCGAGCCACAGGGATATACGAAAGATAACTTGCCGGTGTTTGCTTCGACCAAAGGATTATTCAACCGGGGCGACGGATATTCGAGAGGACTTGAAATTTTGTTAAGAAAAGACGCGGGCGCTTTAACAGGATGGCTGGCGTACTCATGCGCGCAAACCGAGTATCTGATTGACAACGTAAATAAGAACAATTATTTCAAGCCCCGACACGACAGAACTCACGCAATAAATTTTGTTCTGAATGCCGATTTAAGCAATCTGTTAAACGAGTTATACGGCAGAAAATTTGCAAACAGCGACAAGCAATGGAGTCTGGGATTAAACTTCACTTACTTTTCGGGGCAGCCGATAACCCTTCCCGCATCGGTCTATATTGCCAACTCGGTTCCCGACTGGGACATAACCAAAAACAGTTTACAGCTCTATCCTTCAGACATTAACGAATTCCGGCTGCCTTACTACGCAAGACTCGATTTCAGTCTCAATTACAAAATAACATACGACGGCTGGTCGCTTTCTCCTTATCTTCAGGTATTTAATCTTCTCAACAGAAAAAATGTGTGGTTCATACAGTACGAAAACGAAATCGAAAACAATACGGCGAAATTGAAAGTAAAAAACGTGACAATGTTTCCAATACTTCCGAGCGTGGGAATTACAATAAAATTCTAA
- a CDS encoding DMT family transporter: MGWIYIFIAALFEISWVVGLKYSDGLTNLKASIFTIITMLLSFYFLALGSKELPIGTAYAVWTGIGAVGTVIYGMLFFNESKEFLRIFFIMIIILGIIGLKLTDKQI, encoded by the coding sequence ATGGGATGGATCTACATATTTATCGCCGCTTTATTCGAAATAAGCTGGGTTGTCGGACTAAAGTACAGCGACGGTCTCACTAATCTGAAAGCGAGCATATTTACAATTATAACGATGCTGCTTAGTTTTTATTTTTTGGCTCTCGGTTCAAAAGAATTGCCGATTGGCACCGCTTATGCTGTATGGACGGGCATAGGAGCCGTCGGCACGGTTATCTACGGAATGCTCTTTTTCAATGAGTCGAAAGAATTTTTAAGAATCTTTTTTATTATGATTATTATTCTTGGAATAATCGGACTGAAATTAACGGACAAACAAATCTGA
- a CDS encoding RNA methyltransferase, protein MRKLSHEEISKNRSTLETLHRVSKLPVYAVLHNIRSSYNVGSILRTSDGAMVEKLYLCGFTPAPPKKEVLKTSLGAEESVAWEYAKDTKSVILELKSKGIKICALELTDNSKPYYNLTKNDFPLCLVVGNEISGVTDDILELCDFSIEIPQYGIKQSLNVAVAYGISIFDLRRIYDTK, encoded by the coding sequence ATGAGAAAATTATCGCACGAAGAAATTTCAAAAAACCGAAGCACTTTGGAAACGCTCCATCGAGTCAGCAAATTGCCGGTATATGCCGTTCTTCACAATATCAGAAGCAGTTATAATGTCGGCTCGATATTACGCACCTCAGACGGAGCCATGGTCGAAAAACTCTATTTATGCGGATTCACGCCCGCTCCTCCCAAAAAAGAAGTGCTCAAGACTTCGCTCGGAGCCGAAGAGAGCGTGGCGTGGGAATATGCAAAAGATACAAAGAGCGTTATCCTTGAACTTAAATCCAAAGGCATTAAGATTTGCGCTTTGGAGTTGACCGACAACAGCAAGCCGTATTATAACCTTACCAAAAACGACTTTCCTCTTTGTCTTGTGGTGGGAAATGAAATCAGCGGCGTGACAGACGATATTCTCGAATTGTGCGACTTTTCGATTGAAATTCCGCAATACGGCATAAAGCAGTCTCTCAACGTAGCGGTAGCTTATGGCATCTCGATATTCGATTTAAGAAGAATCTACGATACCAAATAA
- a CDS encoding AlbA family DNA-binding domain-containing protein: MNRKKIFELIEGGENLYVEFKQRFSSYEKIAKEMMAFANTRGGYLLIGVDDDKTIYGIESEKSDLELIEKTAREFIEPPVEYSTFVVPIKNKEILAVEIKESNLKPHRLQDYRQILDLNSALVYVRINDKSVQASKEMIKLLQTQSSGVSLKNYSLGKNEKIVFEYLDKYETITVKTLCKIANISERRASRTLIKLVRANILLIHINDKGESYFTYAG; this comes from the coding sequence ATGAACCGCAAAAAAATATTTGAATTGATCGAAGGAGGAGAAAATCTTTATGTGGAATTCAAACAACGATTTTCTTCCTACGAAAAAATCGCCAAGGAAATGATGGCTTTTGCTAATACTCGAGGCGGTTACTTACTGATCGGAGTAGACGACGACAAGACAATCTACGGCATTGAAAGCGAAAAATCCGACCTCGAATTAATCGAAAAAACGGCGCGGGAATTTATCGAACCGCCCGTTGAATATTCCACGTTTGTCGTTCCGATTAAAAACAAAGAAATACTGGCAGTCGAAATAAAAGAATCGAATCTCAAACCTCATCGTCTGCAGGATTATCGACAGATTCTGGATTTGAACAGCGCGCTTGTTTACGTCAGAATTAACGATAAGAGCGTTCAGGCAAGCAAGGAAATGATTAAATTGTTACAGACGCAATCCTCCGGCGTTTCGTTGAAAAATTATTCGCTTGGAAAAAATGAAAAGATTGTTTTTGAATATCTCGATAAATATGAAACCATTACGGTTAAAACTCTATGTAAAATTGCAAATATATCGGAGCGAAGAGCTTCTCGAACTTTGATAAAACTCGTTCGCGCGAATATTTTGCTCATTCATATCAACGACAAGGGCGAAAGCTATTTTACGTATGCCGGCTGA
- a CDS encoding tetratricopeptide repeat protein: MFKRIFIFITLAFLFYSCSLWKNFTTYFNTYYNAKTIFERAEEDLLKEQTDPFAFRTEKARPQLDKEFTRVIEKCSRILQFDTESSYFDDALFLTGKAFYYQQEYARAQRKFIELSAIPESDYALENKLWLAKTHLQLRNFEEGLRLIEEVKQTSLAEEEYELFEKASITKIAFLLFREQYEDAVAECNEFLENAEDDETVALIYYQLGKIYLLLDNKEKALESFAKVLDFSPSFDVEFESRIEYARLLKDLGNVDESEELINDLLGEGKFKEREDRIVLELGNIYFEKGEIDKALDIYKDIDTTYKKKNTAVSADIMIGKIYEMYKGDFDSAYKYYNKAVTSPLIDKDLKAEIVSHNKVMDKYFKLNDQINDLNLQYDYAVNPDRFIRDSVDYDIAFKQYVAQNRQKMEQNASRTNNPLRRGRGDEPQQDSVAASDTTVSDTTNLSEKNLSLIELIAKGKAKKPTRPTISVDSIKSLIAQNLFEKGNLFYSELNNTDSALVYFNKVLDEYPESQFKVNTLYALGTYYESQGAKEKADSLFRIIYDNYPGHKLYTAAGRQLGLIEDVTEVKETGDPVEKLYVDAEKKYYQKNYHDAIAAFKNIYLQHPRSPYAPKSIYYIGFIYEEQAKNDSAAFYYRILTSKDYLSTPYGKAVVAKYKTYQDELERVEKEKAEKLNEAKDTVKIKEIADNEGSPDSVDRKKELMKKEVIQKEKSEGIKQDTIKPAVIRNEEKADSAKKKLLK, translated from the coding sequence ATGTTCAAGAGAATATTTATTTTTATTACGCTCGCGTTCCTGTTCTATTCTTGCAGCCTATGGAAAAATTTTACCACTTATTTTAATACCTACTATAATGCAAAAACTATTTTTGAACGCGCCGAAGAAGATCTATTAAAAGAACAAACCGACCCCTTTGCTTTCAGAACGGAAAAAGCGCGCCCTCAGCTCGATAAGGAATTTACCAGAGTTATTGAAAAATGCTCCAGAATTTTGCAGTTCGATACCGAATCTTCCTATTTTGACGACGCCCTGTTTCTTACCGGAAAAGCGTTTTATTATCAGCAGGAATATGCAAGGGCTCAACGCAAGTTTATTGAATTGTCCGCTATTCCCGAATCCGATTACGCCCTGGAAAACAAACTGTGGCTTGCTAAAACGCATTTGCAATTGCGCAATTTTGAAGAGGGATTACGCCTCATCGAAGAAGTCAAGCAAACGTCCCTTGCCGAGGAAGAGTACGAATTGTTCGAAAAAGCTTCAATTACAAAAATAGCGTTTCTGCTTTTCAGAGAACAATATGAAGATGCCGTCGCAGAGTGTAATGAATTTCTTGAAAATGCCGAAGACGATGAAACCGTGGCGTTGATCTATTATCAGCTCGGTAAAATTTATTTGCTTTTGGACAACAAAGAAAAAGCGCTCGAATCTTTTGCCAAAGTTCTCGACTTCTCTCCCTCATTCGATGTCGAATTCGAAAGCAGAATCGAATACGCAAGACTTCTGAAAGACCTTGGAAACGTCGACGAAAGCGAAGAATTGATAAATGATTTGTTGGGAGAAGGCAAATTTAAGGAACGGGAAGACCGAATTGTACTGGAACTGGGAAATATTTACTTCGAGAAAGGAGAGATAGATAAGGCTCTCGATATCTACAAGGATATCGATACAACTTACAAAAAGAAAAATACAGCCGTATCCGCGGATATTATGATCGGTAAAATTTATGAAATGTATAAAGGGGATTTCGACAGCGCGTATAAATATTATAATAAAGCCGTCACTTCTCCCTTGATCGACAAGGATTTGAAAGCCGAAATTGTCTCCCACAATAAAGTAATGGATAAATACTTCAAGCTAAACGACCAGATTAACGATCTGAATCTGCAATACGATTATGCGGTAAATCCCGACAGATTTATTCGCGATTCTGTCGACTACGATATTGCCTTCAAGCAGTATGTGGCTCAAAACAGGCAGAAGATGGAGCAGAATGCATCGAGGACCAATAATCCTTTGAGAAGAGGAAGAGGAGATGAACCGCAGCAGGATTCTGTCGCTGCGAGCGACACAACGGTAAGCGACACTACTAATTTGTCCGAGAAGAATCTCTCGTTAATCGAACTGATTGCAAAAGGAAAAGCCAAAAAGCCAACTCGTCCTACCATTAGCGTCGACTCGATTAAATCCTTGATTGCCCAGAACCTGTTTGAAAAAGGAAACCTGTTCTATTCCGAGCTAAATAATACCGACTCGGCGTTGGTTTATTTCAACAAAGTTCTGGATGAATACCCGGAAAGCCAATTTAAGGTTAACACTCTTTACGCGCTCGGTACATATTACGAATCGCAAGGAGCAAAAGAAAAAGCCGATAGTCTTTTCAGAATAATCTACGACAATTATCCGGGGCATAAATTATATACGGCGGCGGGAAGACAGCTCGGCTTAATAGAGGATGTGACCGAAGTTAAAGAAACAGGAGATCCGGTAGAAAAATTATACGTCGATGCCGAGAAAAAATATTATCAGAAAAATTATCACGATGCCATTGCCGCGTTCAAAAATATTTATCTTCAGCATCCGCGTTCCCCGTACGCTCCCAAATCAATTTATTATATCGGATTTATATACGAAGAACAAGCTAAAAACGATTCCGCGGCATTTTATTACAGAATTTTGACTTCCAAAGATTATCTCTCGACTCCGTACGGTAAAGCGGTGGTGGCAAAGTATAAGACGTACCAGGACGAACTGGAAAGGGTGGAAAAGGAAAAAGCCGAAAAGCTGAACGAAGCCAAAGATACGGTAAAGATAAAAGAAATTGCCGACAACGAAGGCTCTCCCGACTCGGTTGATCGGAAAAAAGAATTGATGAAAAAGGAGGTAATTCAAAAAGAAAAATCCGAAGGCATTAAACAGGATACGATAAAACCCGCCGTAATAAGAAACGAGGAGAAAGCCGATTCTGCCAAGAAAAAGCTTTTGAAATGA
- a CDS encoding P-II family nitrogen regulator: MKKIEAIIRPFKLDEVKEALLEVGVRGMTITEVRGYGRQKGHKETYRGSEYQIEFVPKIKLEVVVDESIFEKAIDAILTTAKTGQVGDGKIFISDISDAIRIRTDESGTEAL; this comes from the coding sequence ATGAAAAAAATAGAAGCCATAATTCGTCCTTTCAAACTCGACGAAGTCAAAGAGGCTCTCCTCGAAGTAGGCGTAAGAGGAATGACAATTACAGAAGTCCGCGGCTACGGGCGTCAAAAGGGCCATAAAGAAACTTACAGGGGGAGCGAATATCAAATCGAATTCGTTCCCAAAATTAAACTCGAAGTCGTAGTCGACGAATCGATTTTCGAAAAAGCCATCGATGCCATCTTAACTACAGCCAAAACCGGACAGGTGGGCGACGGCAAAATTTTTATTTCCGATATTTCCGATGCAATCAGAATTCGTACCGACGAATCGGGCACCGAAGCGCTTTGA